The Streptococcus pluranimalium genome contains a region encoding:
- a CDS encoding YihY/virulence factor BrkB family protein has translation MKKLISRLQSSDFVKYFLELFRTAEMDLSSIAVAYYLLLTIFPFFVLLANIFPYININTDQILMFLQENLPEELYQTTSGIVINIFNEPNTGLVWISIATGLWTMSRSMTFLQKSINKAYGVQDHRDIVLGYLFGFLSSLVVILFLAIAILLSTFGKAALHLLYSNYPFDPKLFDLLMSLTQPVTAAVFFIALGVLYYILPNVHIRKMRYIMPGTIFTTFVFMTMTSIFGRYVTSMMDRLDNLRMFGSITILAVMLWFTVFAKVIIFGAILNASYQKKHMDDFETRDGNLITLIKNTFQKAKKAND, from the coding sequence GTGAAAAAACTAATTTCAAGACTACAGTCCAGTGATTTTGTTAAATATTTTTTAGAATTGTTTCGCACTGCAGAAATGGATTTATCCAGTATTGCTGTGGCTTACTATCTTCTTTTAACCATATTTCCTTTCTTTGTGCTCCTAGCTAATATTTTTCCATATATCAATATCAATACAGATCAGATACTGATGTTCTTACAAGAAAATTTACCGGAAGAATTATATCAGACAACATCTGGTATTGTTATTAACATTTTCAATGAGCCTAATACTGGCTTGGTTTGGATTTCGATTGCGACTGGGTTATGGACTATGTCACGAAGTATGACCTTTTTGCAAAAATCCATTAACAAGGCTTACGGTGTTCAGGATCACAGAGATATTGTCTTAGGTTACCTCTTTGGTTTTTTATCCAGTCTTGTAGTCATTTTATTTTTAGCGATTGCTATTTTGTTATCAACATTTGGTAAGGCTGCCCTGCATTTGCTCTATTCGAATTACCCATTTGATCCCAAATTGTTTGATCTTTTGATGAGTTTAACTCAGCCGGTTACAGCGGCAGTGTTTTTCATTGCTTTAGGGGTTCTTTATTACATTTTGCCTAATGTTCATATTCGTAAAATGAGATACATCATGCCAGGAACTATTTTTACAACTTTTGTATTTATGACAATGACAAGTATTTTTGGACGTTATGTGACCTCTATGATGGATCGATTGGACAATCTTAGAATGTTTGGTTCCATTACGATTTTAGCAGTTATGCTTTGGTTTACTGTTTTTGCTAAAGTCATTATTTTCGGAGCTATTTTAAATGCATCCTACCAAAAAAAACACATGGATGACTTTGAAACACGTGATGGCAATCTGATTACTCTGATTAAAAATACTTTCCAAAAAGCTAAAAAAGCCAATGATTAG
- a CDS encoding GtrA family protein: protein MKTIKKLLNNEVISYLIFGVLTTLVYLIVRTIVFSISQQATLSAVIANAIAILFAFFTNDSIVFKQEKAGWQKRLVSFVGARLFTLLIDLVLVVTFVEKFPNLIGQFVNHDLARVNLIESLMAQVIIIIVNYVISKYLVFKNKKTS, encoded by the coding sequence ATGAAGACTATCAAAAAATTACTCAACAATGAAGTGATTTCTTACCTCATCTTCGGTGTTCTAACAACACTTGTCTACTTGATTGTCAGGACTATTGTGTTTTCAATCAGCCAACAAGCAACTCTATCTGCGGTTATAGCTAACGCTATTGCTATTCTCTTTGCTTTTTTCACCAATGATAGTATTGTTTTCAAACAAGAGAAAGCTGGTTGGCAAAAACGTCTGGTGTCCTTTGTTGGAGCTCGACTTTTTACACTACTGATTGATTTAGTATTAGTTGTTACCTTTGTAGAAAAATTTCCTAACCTGATTGGACAATTCGTCAACCATGATTTAGCTAGAGTCAACCTAATTGAATCTCTCATGGCACAAGTCATCATTATCATTGTCAATTACGTCATTAGTAAATATTTAGTCTTTAAAAACAAGAAAACCAGTTGA
- a CDS encoding DHH family phosphoesterase, with product MFQSILSTIKNYQTIIIHRHQRPDPDALGSQLGLREILRHNFPEKTVLATGIDEPTLSWMAEMDTVTDESYNGALVIVTDTANQPRIDDQRYLEGDFLIKIDHHPDEDVYGDLSYVDTKASSASEIITEFALETGLILTDEAARLLYSGIVGDTGRFLYPATSAKTMRIAAELREFNVDFAAMARQMDSFPFKIAKLQGYVFDNLEVSENGAARVTLTQEILQSLNVTEAESSAIVGTPGKIDSVKAWAIFVQQADGKSYRVRMRSKEVVINTIAQKHDGGGHPLASGANSYSSEENDQIFQEIIDAIATKEY from the coding sequence ATGTTTCAATCTATTTTATCAACCATCAAAAACTACCAGACTATTATTATCCATCGCCATCAGCGTCCCGATCCTGATGCTCTTGGTTCGCAATTAGGTCTTCGAGAAATCCTTCGCCATAACTTCCCAGAAAAAACAGTCTTAGCCACAGGCATTGATGAACCTACCTTATCTTGGATGGCAGAAATGGATACGGTCACAGACGAATCTTATAACGGAGCTTTAGTGATTGTTACAGACACCGCTAATCAACCCCGTATTGACGATCAGCGCTACCTAGAAGGGGATTTTTTGATTAAAATTGACCATCATCCCGATGAAGATGTCTACGGTGATTTATCCTATGTTGATACTAAAGCTTCTAGTGCCAGCGAAATCATTACTGAATTTGCTCTTGAAACCGGATTAATATTAACCGATGAAGCTGCTCGCCTCCTATACTCAGGTATCGTTGGAGATACTGGCCGTTTCCTTTACCCAGCTACTAGCGCTAAAACCATGCGCATTGCAGCCGAACTTAGGGAGTTCAATGTGGATTTTGCAGCTATGGCTCGTCAAATGGATTCATTTCCCTTTAAAATCGCTAAACTACAAGGCTACGTTTTTGATAACTTAGAGGTTTCAGAAAATGGTGCTGCTCGTGTCACACTGACACAAGAAATTCTCCAATCTTTAAACGTTACCGAAGCAGAATCCTCTGCCATTGTTGGAACTCCTGGAAAAATTGATAGTGTCAAAGCTTGGGCTATCTTCGTCCAACAAGCTGACGGCAAATCATATCGCGTTCGTATGCGTAGTAAAGAGGTTGTCATTAACACTATTGCTCAAAAACATGACGGAGGCGGTCATCCCCTAGCTAGCGGTGCAAATTCCTACAGTTCAGAAGAAAATGACCAAATTTTCCAAGAAATCATTGATGCTATTGCTACGAAGGAGTATTAG
- a CDS encoding GNAT family N-acetyltransferase, with amino-acid sequence MWQIKTFDQLNTLELFYIYRARVDVFVVEQTCAYPEIDETDREALHLFQVNENDQIKAYCRLIPDEDIVKLGRVLVAKFYRGQDLGSQLVAKAIEVCHSEFPDRDIFAQAQSYLCAFYERFGFVKMSDSYLEDGIPHTDMLLKSKEK; translated from the coding sequence ATGTGGCAAATCAAAACATTTGATCAACTGAATACTCTAGAATTATTTTACATTTATCGAGCACGAGTTGACGTCTTTGTCGTCGAGCAAACCTGTGCCTACCCCGAAATTGACGAGACTGATAGAGAAGCTCTCCATCTTTTTCAAGTGAATGAAAACGACCAGATTAAAGCTTACTGTCGCCTGATTCCAGATGAAGACATCGTCAAGTTAGGTCGTGTTTTGGTTGCAAAGTTCTATCGTGGACAAGATTTAGGGAGCCAATTAGTCGCAAAAGCTATCGAGGTTTGCCATTCTGAATTTCCAGATAGGGATATCTTTGCTCAAGCTCAAAGCTATTTATGTGCTTTTTACGAACGTTTTGGATTTGTCAAAATGTCAGATTCCTATTTGGAAGATGGCATTCCTCATACTGACATGTTATTAAAATCAAAGGAAAAATAA
- the yghU gene encoding glutathione-dependent disulfide-bond oxidoreductase produces MTDYQLPKIWQEPEEYTGLNRPTAGSRFDQNLPRGEKPFQVYSLGTPNGIKVAVMFEELKELGVDVDYDLFKIDISSGDQFGSDFVSINPNSKIPVMLDVSEEKEVNVFESANILLYLAEKFGQLMPQSHQERNEVLNWLFWQTGAAPFLGGGFGHFFHYAPEKIEYAIDRYTMEAKRQLDLLDKELAKKPYIAGDDYTIADIAIWSWYGRLVDGKLYDGSDVFLDVASYPNLLKWADKIAKRPAVQRGLEADYKPLSK; encoded by the coding sequence ATGACTGATTATCAATTACCAAAAATATGGCAAGAACCAGAAGAATACACCGGTCTTAATCGTCCAACTGCAGGAAGCCGTTTTGATCAAAATCTTCCACGTGGCGAAAAACCTTTCCAAGTGTATTCTTTAGGCACACCGAATGGTATCAAAGTTGCTGTCATGTTTGAGGAATTAAAAGAACTCGGTGTTGATGTGGACTATGATTTGTTCAAAATCGATATTTCTTCAGGAGATCAATTCGGTTCTGACTTTGTATCCATCAATCCCAACTCTAAAATCCCTGTTATGCTTGATGTATCCGAAGAAAAGGAAGTTAATGTCTTCGAATCAGCTAATATTTTGCTTTATTTGGCTGAAAAATTTGGACAGTTAATGCCTCAATCACACCAAGAACGCAACGAAGTCCTCAACTGGCTCTTCTGGCAAACAGGTGCTGCGCCATTTCTTGGAGGCGGTTTTGGACACTTCTTCCACTATGCGCCAGAAAAAATCGAGTATGCTATTGACCGCTATACCATGGAAGCCAAACGCCAACTTGATTTATTAGATAAGGAATTGGCTAAGAAACCATATATCGCTGGCGATGACTATACTATCGCTGATATCGCTATCTGGTCTTGGTATGGCCGCCTCGTAGATGGCAAACTCTATGACGGTTCTGATGTCTTTTTAGACGTCGCTTCTTATCCAAATCTCCTAAAATGGGCTGATAAAATTGCTAAGCGTCCTGCTGTTCAACGTGGTCTTGAAGCTGACTATAAGCCGTTATCTAAATAA
- a CDS encoding flavodoxin gives MALAKVVYASMTGNNEELADIITNKLEELGHTVEMEECTMVEASDFEDADICIVVTYTYDDGELPDEIVDFYEELADLDLSGKVYGCAGSGDTFYDDFCTCVDDFDKQFALTGATKGAESVKVDLAADDEDIENLERFAEELSACVS, from the coding sequence ATGGCCTTAGCAAAAGTGGTTTATGCCAGTATGACAGGGAATAATGAAGAATTAGCAGATATTATTACCAATAAGTTAGAAGAATTGGGACACACCGTTGAAATGGAAGAATGTACTATGGTTGAAGCTAGTGATTTTGAAGATGCTGATATCTGTATCGTTGTAACTTATACATACGATGATGGTGAGTTGCCAGATGAAATTGTTGATTTCTATGAAGAATTAGCAGACCTTGATTTATCAGGAAAAGTATACGGGTGTGCAGGTTCAGGAGATACCTTTTATGATGATTTCTGTACCTGTGTCGATGACTTTGACAAACAGTTTGCGCTTACTGGTGCGACAAAAGGAGCAGAGTCTGTTAAGGTAGATTTGGCTGCCGACGATGAAGATATTGAAAACTTGGAACGTTTTGCAGAAGAACTGTCTGCATGTGTAAGCTAA
- a CDS encoding chloride channel protein codes for MKSQDHFYRQLLSLEVAAVIIGLSAGALDALFGRVLLFVSDIRTQSPYWTIPFLGLAGLLIVFLYQRYGGESVKGMGLVFEVGQGQRQKIPKRLMPLVIVTTWLTHLFGGSAGREGVAVQLGATIGTNLTAFSFLKKYSKELLVIGMAAGFGGLFETPMAATFFALEVLVIGKLSLHLFLPAFTAAFIASQTSHFLGLEKFSHDISSNLQLDFLTVGKLLLAGFCFAFVGKLFALSLQFLKAKLTKMDPNPYVKMALGGLVLSLIFLSLASGRYSGLGTNLIDASFLGGYIYAYDWLLKLFLTVITISLGFQGGEVTPLFSIGASLGVVLSPFFGLPIDLLAALGYVAVFASATNTLFGPLLIMGEVFGFTNTPYAFIVLVMVSCLQFLPSIYQLQKHSIAEKPKI; via the coding sequence ATGAAGTCACAAGACCATTTTTATCGACAGTTGCTCAGCTTAGAAGTCGCTGCCGTTATCATTGGCTTATCTGCTGGCGCCTTAGACGCCCTGTTTGGGAGAGTGCTCCTCTTTGTTTCGGACATACGCACGCAATCTCCTTACTGGACTATCCCCTTTTTAGGTTTAGCAGGTTTGCTGATCGTATTTCTATATCAGAGATACGGTGGTGAGAGTGTTAAAGGTATGGGTCTAGTGTTTGAAGTCGGACAAGGTCAACGCCAAAAAATTCCTAAACGCCTTATGCCCCTAGTGATAGTGACCACTTGGTTAACACATCTTTTCGGAGGATCAGCAGGTCGAGAAGGAGTAGCTGTCCAACTGGGCGCAACTATTGGAACAAACTTAACAGCCTTCAGTTTTCTAAAAAAATATAGTAAAGAACTCTTAGTCATTGGTATGGCAGCAGGATTTGGTGGTCTTTTTGAGACACCGATGGCAGCAACCTTTTTTGCACTGGAGGTCTTAGTGATTGGAAAATTAAGCCTTCATCTTTTTCTGCCAGCCTTTACCGCAGCTTTTATAGCTAGTCAGACGAGCCATTTTTTAGGTTTGGAAAAATTCAGTCATGATATCTCTAGCAATTTACAGCTGGATTTTCTGACAGTTGGAAAATTACTCCTTGCAGGTTTCTGCTTCGCCTTTGTTGGGAAACTATTTGCTCTTAGTTTACAGTTTCTTAAAGCCAAATTGACCAAGATGGACCCTAATCCTTATGTCAAAATGGCTTTAGGTGGTTTGGTTCTGTCGCTTATTTTTCTAAGTTTAGCAAGTGGTCGTTATTCAGGGTTAGGGACAAATCTTATTGATGCTAGTTTTTTGGGTGGTTATATTTACGCTTATGATTGGCTATTAAAATTATTTTTGACGGTTATCACAATTTCACTAGGTTTTCAAGGAGGAGAAGTAACACCTCTGTTCTCCATTGGGGCAAGTTTAGGAGTCGTTTTATCCCCTTTCTTTGGCTTACCTATTGACTTATTAGCAGCTCTTGGCTATGTTGCAGTTTTTGCTAGTGCGACCAATACTCTCTTTGGACCTCTTTTAATCATGGGAGAAGTTTTTGGTTTTACCAATACACCTTATGCCTTTATCGTCTTAGTCATGGTTAGTTGTCTACAATTCTTACCCTCAATTTACCAACTTCAGAAACATTCCATAGCAGAAAAGCCAAAAATCTAA
- the rplS gene encoding 50S ribosomal protein L19, with protein sequence MNPLIQSLTESQLRTDIPDFRAGDTVRVHAKVVEGNRERVQIFEGVVISRKGQGISEMYTVRKISGGIGVERTFPIHTPRVEKIEVTRHGRVRRAKLYYLRALQGKAARIKEIRR encoded by the coding sequence ATGAATCCATTAATCCAAAGTTTGACTGAAAGTCAACTTCGTACTGATATCCCTGATTTCCGCGCTGGGGACACTGTTCGTGTACACGCGAAAGTTGTCGAAGGTAACCGTGAACGTGTTCAGATCTTTGAAGGTGTTGTTATTTCACGTAAAGGTCAAGGGATTTCAGAAATGTATACTGTTCGTAAAATCTCTGGTGGTATCGGGGTAGAACGTACTTTCCCAATCCACACACCACGTGTTGAAAAAATCGAAGTGACTCGTCATGGTCGCGTTCGTCGTGCTAAACTTTACTACCTACGCGCATTGCAAGGTAAAGCTGCACGTATCAAAGAAATCCGTCGTTAA
- a CDS encoding beta/alpha barrel domain-containing protein, with protein sequence MNQLVPSVKSELRQEIVEVPSVISQCSGIEIYGRKIKSVIFTTDVAIIANNNADAVLAVYPFTPTPSVLKSIMLVSSVPVFAGVGGGLTTGQRSANMSLFSESEGATAVVVNGPTNAETIQTINDFIDIPIIYTVVTETADIATRLKAGVDILNVSGGSKTVDIVRKIRESYPDIPIMATGGPTEQSIQEVIAAGANAVTYTPPSNADIFKKKMQKYREETSR encoded by the coding sequence ATGAATCAACTAGTTCCTTCTGTAAAGTCAGAATTGAGGCAGGAAATTGTCGAAGTTCCTTCTGTCATTAGTCAATGTTCAGGAATTGAAATATATGGTCGCAAGATAAAATCGGTCATTTTTACAACAGATGTAGCAATAATTGCCAATAATAATGCGGATGCTGTGCTAGCAGTATATCCTTTCACACCGACTCCTTCTGTCTTGAAAAGTATTATGTTAGTGTCGTCAGTGCCTGTATTTGCTGGTGTTGGTGGTGGTCTGACAACTGGACAGCGATCAGCAAATATGAGTTTATTTTCCGAATCTGAAGGTGCTACAGCAGTAGTTGTTAATGGTCCGACTAATGCAGAAACTATCCAGACCATAAATGATTTTATTGATATTCCTATTATTTACACAGTTGTTACAGAAACAGCTGATATTGCTACCCGTTTAAAAGCAGGCGTTGATATTTTAAACGTAAGCGGTGGTTCTAAAACAGTTGATATTGTGCGAAAAATTCGTGAGTCCTATCCAGACATCCCTATCATGGCAACAGGTGGACCAACGGAGCAAAGTATTCAGGAAGTAATCGCTGCAGGAGCCAATGCCGTAACTTATACGCCGCCAAGTAATGCTGACATTTTTAAAAAGAAAATGCAAAAATATCGAGAAGAGACTAGTCGCTAA
- a CDS encoding FtsW/RodA/SpoVE family cell cycle protein: MKHVINKRIDFILIIPVILLIITGFVAIYIATIHDYPDNIVQVMLQQVAWVVIGLGIAFAVMLFSTEFLWKVSPFLYVLGLILMILPLFFYSPAIVESTGSKNWITIGNTTLFQPSEFMKISYILLLSEVALWFHGRYPEQSVRNDLKMLASFLLVTLPILILLGLQKDIGTAMVFLAIFIGMSFLSGVSWKIVLTVFLVSVVSFLTFIAVFLWEPGREFLYHMGMDTYQINRISAWLKPFDFASSIAYQQTQSMLSIGSGGIFGKGFSVLELAVPVRESDMIFTVIAENFGFIGSVVTLSLYLLLIYRMILITLESNNQFYTYISTGFIMMILFHIFENIGAAIGILPLTGIPLPFISQGGSSLISNLIGVGLVLSMAYQNHMQRETEKNA; the protein is encoded by the coding sequence TTGAAACACGTAATCAATAAAAGAATTGACTTTATCCTGATAATTCCTGTTATTTTATTGATAATCACTGGTTTTGTTGCGATATATATTGCAACGATTCACGACTATCCTGATAACATTGTTCAGGTGATGTTGCAACAAGTTGCCTGGGTGGTTATTGGTTTAGGAATTGCTTTTGCTGTGATGCTTTTTTCGACAGAATTTTTATGGAAAGTTAGTCCTTTTTTATATGTTCTTGGGCTAATTCTGATGATTTTGCCACTCTTTTTTTACAGCCCTGCGATAGTAGAGTCAACAGGATCTAAAAACTGGATAACTATAGGGAATACGACCCTGTTTCAGCCTTCAGAGTTTATGAAAATTTCTTATATTTTACTCTTGTCTGAAGTTGCTCTATGGTTTCATGGACGCTACCCTGAACAGAGTGTCAGAAATGATTTGAAAATGTTAGCTAGTTTTTTATTAGTAACCTTACCGATTTTAATCCTTCTTGGTTTACAAAAAGATATCGGTACAGCCATGGTTTTTCTGGCTATTTTTATCGGAATGAGCTTTCTGTCAGGAGTGAGTTGGAAAATCGTTCTTACCGTTTTTTTGGTTAGTGTGGTATCCTTCTTGACCTTTATAGCCGTTTTTTTATGGGAGCCAGGGCGTGAATTCCTATATCACATGGGGATGGATACTTATCAAATCAATCGAATATCTGCTTGGTTAAAACCATTTGATTTTGCGTCAAGTATTGCTTATCAACAAACGCAAAGTATGCTATCAATCGGTAGTGGTGGCATTTTTGGAAAAGGTTTTTCTGTTCTTGAATTAGCTGTTCCGGTGAGAGAAAGTGATATGATTTTTACTGTCATTGCTGAAAATTTTGGTTTTATAGGATCAGTAGTGACGTTATCCCTTTATTTATTGTTAATCTATCGAATGATATTGATTACTTTAGAATCTAATAATCAGTTTTATACTTACATTTCGACAGGGTTTATTATGATGATTCTTTTCCATATTTTTGAGAATATTGGGGCAGCTATCGGCATATTACCCTTGACAGGTATACCTCTACCCTTTATTTCACAAGGGGGGAGTTCACTGATTTCAAATTTAATTGGTGTTGGCTTAGTCTTATCAATGGCATATCAAAATCACATGCAACGAGAAACAGAGAAAAATGCATGA
- the gyrB gene encoding DNA topoisomerase (ATP-hydrolyzing) subunit B: MTEELRDLQNKASDYDASQIQVLEGLEAVRMRPGMYIGSTSKEGLHHLVWEIVDNSIDEALAGFAGHIEVFIEPDNSITVIDDGRGIPVDIQEKTGRPAVETVFTVLHAGGKFGGGGYKVSGGLHGVGSSVVNALSTQLDVKVHKNGKIYYQEYRRGVVVDDLAIVGDTDLQGTTVHFTPDPDIFTETTEFDFAKLAKRVQELAFLNKGLRISITDKREGMETSKEYHYEGGIASYVEYINENKDTIFETPIFTEGEMDGIAVEVAMQYTTTYHETIMSFANNIHTHEGGTHEQGFRTALTRVINDYARHNNILKEKDDNLTGDDVREGLTAVISVKHPNPQFEGQTKTKLGNSEVVKITNRLFSEAFSRFLLENPQVARKIVEKGILASKARIAAKRAREVTRKKSGLEISNLPGKLADCSSNDASQNELFIVEGDSAGGSAKSGRNREFQAILPIRGKILNVEKATMDKILANEEIRSLFTAMGTGFGAEFDVSKARYQKLVIMTDADVDGAHIRTLLLTLIYRFMRPVLEAGYVYIAQPPIYGVKVGSDIKAYIQPGINQEEELKKALADYSQGRSKPTVQRYKGLGEMDDHQLWETTMDPENRLMAQVSVDDAAEADKIFDMLMGDRVEPRREFIEENAVYSTLDI; the protein is encoded by the coding sequence ATGACAGAAGAATTAAGAGACTTGCAAAATAAGGCTAGTGACTATGACGCCAGTCAAATCCAAGTTTTAGAAGGTTTGGAAGCTGTTCGTATGCGTCCAGGGATGTATATTGGTTCAACCTCAAAAGAGGGTCTTCACCATCTTGTTTGGGAAATTGTAGATAACTCTATTGATGAAGCCCTAGCTGGTTTTGCTGGACATATTGAAGTATTTATTGAGCCGGATAATTCGATTACAGTTATTGATGATGGACGAGGAATTCCTGTAGATATTCAAGAAAAAACTGGTCGCCCTGCAGTTGAAACAGTCTTTACAGTTCTTCATGCTGGAGGAAAATTTGGCGGTGGGGGCTACAAAGTATCGGGTGGTCTTCATGGTGTTGGATCATCTGTTGTTAATGCCTTATCAACACAATTAGATGTTAAAGTTCATAAAAACGGCAAAATCTATTACCAAGAATATCGTCGTGGTGTTGTTGTTGATGATTTAGCAATTGTTGGGGATACGGATTTGCAAGGAACAACAGTTCACTTTACACCAGATCCTGATATTTTCACCGAAACAACAGAATTTGATTTCGCCAAATTAGCTAAACGTGTCCAAGAATTAGCTTTCCTTAACAAAGGTTTGCGTATTTCAATTACTGATAAACGTGAAGGCATGGAGACGAGCAAGGAATACCATTATGAGGGTGGGATTGCTAGCTATGTCGAATATATCAATGAAAATAAAGACACTATTTTTGAAACTCCTATTTTTACTGAAGGTGAGATGGATGGTATTGCAGTTGAAGTAGCGATGCAGTATACAACGACTTATCATGAAACTATCATGAGTTTCGCCAACAATATTCATACGCATGAAGGTGGGACACATGAGCAAGGCTTTAGAACAGCTTTGACTCGTGTCATCAATGATTATGCTAGACACAATAATATCTTAAAAGAAAAAGATGATAACTTGACAGGGGATGATGTTCGAGAAGGGTTAACTGCGGTTATATCAGTAAAGCATCCCAATCCTCAGTTTGAGGGGCAAACGAAGACAAAATTGGGAAATTCTGAAGTTGTTAAAATTACCAACCGTCTCTTCAGCGAAGCTTTCAGCCGTTTCCTCTTAGAAAATCCACAAGTTGCCCGTAAAATTGTTGAAAAAGGAATTCTAGCATCTAAGGCTCGTATTGCTGCTAAGCGTGCCCGCGAAGTGACCCGTAAGAAATCAGGTCTGGAGATTTCAAATCTTCCAGGGAAATTAGCAGATTGTTCTTCAAATGATGCTAGCCAAAATGAACTCTTCATTGTTGAGGGAGATTCGGCAGGAGGCTCTGCAAAATCAGGACGCAATCGTGAGTTTCAAGCGATTCTACCTATCCGTGGTAAGATTCTCAATGTTGAAAAAGCTACAATGGATAAAATTTTAGCCAATGAAGAAATTCGTAGTCTATTTACAGCAATGGGAACAGGATTTGGCGCGGAATTTGATGTTTCTAAAGCTCGCTATCAAAAATTGGTGATTATGACAGATGCTGACGTTGACGGAGCGCATATTCGTACATTACTTTTGACGTTGATTTACCGATTCATGCGTCCTGTGCTAGAGGCTGGTTATGTTTACATTGCTCAGCCTCCGATTTATGGTGTTAAAGTTGGTAGCGATATAAAAGCATATATCCAACCAGGAATCAATCAGGAAGAAGAATTGAAGAAAGCTCTAGCTGATTACAGCCAAGGACGTTCAAAACCAACTGTTCAACGTTATAAAGGTCTGGGTGAGATGGATGATCATCAGCTTTGGGAAACGACTATGGATCCTGAGAACCGCCTAATGGCCCAAGTATCAGTTGACGATGCCGCTGAAGCAGATAAAATCTTTGATATGCTTATGGGAGACCGCGTTGAACCCCGCCGTGAGTTTATTGAAGAAAATGCTGTATATAGTACGCTTGATATCTAG